The stretch of DNA CCAACAGGCTCGGCCTGACCCGCAAACCCTGGGTCAAGTCGTCGCTGGCGCCGGGTTCCAAGACCGTGGCCATGTACCTGGACGAAGCGGGCCTGACCAGTGAGCTGGAGCAATTGGGCTTTGGCGTCGTAGCCTTCGCCTGCACCACCTGTAACGGCATGTCCGGCGCGCTGGACCCGGTGATCCAGAAAGAGATCATCGACCGCGACCTGTATGCCACCGCGGTGCTTTCGGGCAACCGCAACTTCGACGGGCGCATCCATCCCTACGCCAAGCAGGCGTTCCTCGCATCGCCGCCGCTGGTGGTGGCCTATGCGATTGCCGGGACCATCCGTTTCGACATCGAGAAGGACGTGCTGGGCCTGGACGCCAACGGCAAGGAAATCCGCCTCAAGGACATCTGGCCGAGCGACGAAGAGATCGATGCGGTGGTCAAGGCTTCGGTGAAACCCGAGCAGTTCCGCAAGGTGTACATCCCGATGTTCGCCATTCACGAAGACACCGGGCCCAAGGTCGAGCCGTTGTACGACTGGCGTGAGATGAGCACTTACATCCGCCGTCCGCCGTACTGGGAAGGCGCCCTGGCCGGGGCGCGCAGCCTGACCGGGATGCGCCCGCTGGCGGTGCTGCCGGACAACATCACCACCGATCACCTGTCGCCGTCCAACGCCATCATGCTCGACAGCGCGGCCGGCGAGTACCTGGCGAAAATGGGCCTGCCGGAAGAGGACTTCAACTCTTACGCGACCCACCGGGGCGACCACCTGACCGCGCAACGCGCGACCTTCGCCAACCCGAAACTGTTCAACGAAATGGTCCAGGAAGGCGGCAAGGTCAAGCAGGGTTCGCTGGCGCGGATCGAGCCGGAAGGCCAGGTCACCCGGATGTGGGAAGCCATCGAGACCTATATGCAGCGCAAGCAGCCGCTGATCATCATCGCCGGCGCCGACTACGGCCAGGGTTCGTCCCGTGACTGGGCGGCCAAGGGCGTGCGCCTGGCCGGGGTGGAAGCCATCGCCGCCGAAGGCTTCGAGCGCATCCACCGCACCAACCTGGTGGGCATGGGCGTGCTGCCGCTGGAGTTCAAGCCGGGCACCGACCGCAAGACCCTGGGCATCGACGGCACCGAAACCTTCGACGTGGTGGGCGAGCGCAAGCCGCGCGCGACATTGACCCTGGTGATCCAGCGCAAGAACGGCGAGCGCATCGAGGTGCCGGTGACCTGCCGGCTCGACACCGCCGAAGAGGTGTCGATCTACGAAGCGGGCGGCGTGTTGCAGCGCTTTGCCCAGGACTTCCTCGAATCGGCTGTCGCCAGTTAAGTGACGTACCGGGGGCGGGCCGCAAGGCGCCGCCCTCGGTCTTTATCAGGACCGAGAACTCATGGCTTTCGTAGCGCAAATCAAGATTCCCGCCACCTACATGCGGGGTGGCACCAGCAAG from Pseudomonas chlororaphis subsp. chlororaphis encodes:
- the acnD gene encoding Fe/S-dependent 2-methylisocitrate dehydratase AcnD, producing MNTEFRKPLPGTRLDYFDTRTAVEAIQPGAYDSLPYTSRVLAENLVRRCDPATLSASLKQLIERKRDLDFPWFPARVVCHDILGQTALVDLAGLRDAIADQGGDPAQVNPVVPTQLIVDHSLAVECGGFDPDAFAKNRAVEDRRNEDRFHFINWTKKAFKNVDVIPPGNGIMHQINLEKMSPVIQARDGVAFPDTCVGTDSHTPHVDALGVIAIGVGGLEAESVMLGRASWMRLPEIVGVELTGKLQPGITATDMVLALTEFLRKQKVVGAYLEFFGEGAAALTLGDRATISNMAPEYGATAAMFYIDQQTIDYLKLTGREDEQVQLVETYAKQAGLWADSLKNAQYERGLQFDLSSVVRNMAGPSNPHARVATSDLAAKGIAGQWEEVPGQMPDGAVIIAAITSCTNTSNPRNVIAAGLLARNANRLGLTRKPWVKSSLAPGSKTVAMYLDEAGLTSELEQLGFGVVAFACTTCNGMSGALDPVIQKEIIDRDLYATAVLSGNRNFDGRIHPYAKQAFLASPPLVVAYAIAGTIRFDIEKDVLGLDANGKEIRLKDIWPSDEEIDAVVKASVKPEQFRKVYIPMFAIHEDTGPKVEPLYDWREMSTYIRRPPYWEGALAGARSLTGMRPLAVLPDNITTDHLSPSNAIMLDSAAGEYLAKMGLPEEDFNSYATHRGDHLTAQRATFANPKLFNEMVQEGGKVKQGSLARIEPEGQVTRMWEAIETYMQRKQPLIIIAGADYGQGSSRDWAAKGVRLAGVEAIAAEGFERIHRTNLVGMGVLPLEFKPGTDRKTLGIDGTETFDVVGERKPRATLTLVIQRKNGERIEVPVTCRLDTAEEVSIYEAGGVLQRFAQDFLESAVAS